The stretch of DNA GAACGGCTCGACGACGGGGTCGTGTTGGCTTACGACGCCTGAGTGCCGTCAGTCGAAGGCGGTGACAAGCTCGTCGTGGGCCTCGCCGTTCGAGGCGATGATGCCGCCGTCGCCGGGCGTCCAGCGGTCCCCGTCGAGATTGGTGACGGTGCCGCCCGCTTCTCGGACCATGTGGACGCCGCCGACGGTGTCCCACGGCGAGAGTTCGACGCCGGAGACGGCGGCGTCGAGCTCGCCGGCGGCGACCGAGGAGAGCGCGTACTGCGAGCTCCCGAAGCGGCGGCTGTCACCGAACTCTTCGGCGATGGTGGTGATGTACTCCGCCAGCTTCCGGCGGTCTCGGGGTTCGAGACCGAAGATCGGGTTGATCGTGAACGTCCCGGGGTCCGATCGGTCGCTCACGCTGCAGGACTCGCCGTTGCGCATCGCCCCGTCGTCGGCGGCGGCGAAGCTGTCACCCAGTGCGGGGAATTCGTTGACGGCGGCGACGGCGTCGCCGTCCTCGACGGCGGCGACCGCACAGCCCCAGATCCGGTTGCCCGCGACGAAGTTGTTGGTGCCGTCGATCGGGTCGACGACCCAGGCGTCGCCGCTCTCGGGGAGGGCGGTCCGGGTATCGACGTCCGGCAGTTCCTCCTCGCCGACGATCACCGCGTCGGAGTCGTCCTCGCGAAACATCCCCACCACGTGGCGCTGGACCTCGCGGTCGAACTCCGTCACCGAGTCGAGCGCGTTCTTCTTCGTCTCGACGGTCAGCGGCCCGCGGAACCCCCCGTGTGCGACCTCGGCGCCCGCTCTGGCGGCCTCGCGGGCGAGCGTCAGGCGTGTGGTGCTGTCCATAACACCCCGTGTCTCACCCAGAGCCAAGGGTCGTTCGGTCCGGGCTACTCGCCACTTCCGTAAGCGTTCGTTCGCCGGTCGGACGGGTGGGACGAACCCTTATTAGCCATCGCGGCCCAACTCCGCACGATGGACGTAGACAAACACGCCGAGGAGCTCGCCTCCGCTCTCGGTGTTGACAAACAGGAGGTCAAAGAAGATCTGGAGAACCTCCTCCAGTACAGCGTTCCGATCGACGAGGCCAAACAGAGCGTCCGCCGGAAACACGGCGACGGTGGGGGGGGCGACGCCACCCCCGAATCGGTCGACGTGGCCGACCTGACGACCGAGCGCGACAACGTCACCGTGACGGTCCGCGTGCTCACGAAGGGGACGCGCTCGATCCGGTACCAGGGCGACGACATCACCATCCGCGAAGGTGAGTTCGCCGACGGGACGGGCACCGTCTCCTACACCGCCTGGCAGGAGTTCGGCTTCGAGCCGGGCGACACGGTCACCGTCGGCAACGCCGGCGTCCGCGAGTGGGAGGGCAGCCCCGAACTCAATCTAGGCGACAGCACCAGCGTCGCGCTGGAGACCGACGACCTCGACGTACCGTACGAGATCGGCGGCGAGCGCGACCTGATCGAACTCGAGCCGGGGGATCGCGGCCGGACTGTCGAGGTACAGGTCGTCGAGGTCGAGGAACGGACGATCGACGGCCGGGACGGCGAAACCGAGATCCTCTCGGGCGTCATCGGCGACGAGACCGGCCGACTCCCCTTCACCGACTGGGATCCCCACCCCGAGATCGAGACGGGCGAGAGCGTCCGGCTCGAGGACGTGTACGTCCGGGAGTACCGCGGCGCGCCCTCCGTGAACGTCTCGGAGTTCTCGACGGTGACGGCGGTGGACGAAGCCGTCTCGGTCACCGACTCGGCGCCGTCGATGTCGATCGGCGAGGCTGTCACCGGCGGCGGGCTGTTCGACGTGGAGCTTTCCGGCAACGTGATCGAGGTCCGGGACGGCTCCGGGCTGATCCAGCGCTGTCCTGAGTGCAACCGCGCGATCCAGAACGGCGAGTGTCGCTCCCACGGCGACGTGGAGGGCGAGGACGACCTCCGGACGAAGGCGATCCTCGACGACGGCACCGGGACGTGTACGGTGATCCTCGGCCGCGATCTGACCGAGGAGATCTACGGCGGCGACCTCGACGACGCCCGTGAGGCCGCCCGCGAGGCGATGGACCGCGAGGTCGTCGCCGAGACGATCGCCGGGGCGCTGGTTGGCGACGCCTACCGCGCCCGCGGCTCGCTCTCGGTCGACGAGTACGGCGCCAACATGAACGCCGACGCGTTCGAGCCCGTCGAGGAGGATCCCGAGACGGAAGCGCGTGACCTCCTCGCAGAGCTGGGGGTGGGCGCATGAGCGCCGACTCCGGCCCGGGCAACCGCGAGATCGCCCGCCGGCTGTTCGCCGCGGAGTTCGACGACGCCACGCTCTCCTACTCGGAGAGCGACGAGGAGCGCGCGCCGAACTACGTCGTGACGCCGACGGGCGCGCGCGTGAACCGCCTGTTCGCCGTCGGCGTGCTGACCGAGGTCGAGGAGGTCAACGAGGACAGCCTCCGTGGGCGCGTCGTCGACCCGACGGGGGCGTTCGTCACCTACGCCGGGCAGTACCAGCCCGACGAACACGCCTTCTTGAGCCGTACCGAGCCGCCAACGTTCGTCGCGCTCTCGGGGAAGGCCCGGACGTTCGAACCGGAGGACTCCGACCGCGTGTTCACCTCCGTCCGCCCGGAGAGCATCAACGAAGTCGACGCCGAGACGCGGGACCGCTGGGTGGTCTCCGCGGCCGAACGCACGCTCCACCGGCTCGCCGTCTTCGCGGCCGCGCTCGACTCGGACCTGCGCGGCGACGACCTCCGTGACGCGCTCGTTGCCGACGGCGTCGGCCCCTCGCTGGCTGCCGGTGTGCCGAAAGCGATCGAGCACTACGACACCGGAACCGCCTACCTCGAAGCCGTCCGGTCGCTCGCGGTCGAAGCAGTCGAACAGGTGGCCGGTGAGCGCGACGTCGTCCGCTCGCTGGAGACCGAGCCGAGCGACGGCGGCCCAGCGGAGCTCGGTCTGCTCCCCGAAGTGGATCTCGACCTCGCCGGCACCGGGTCGACGACCGAGACAGCGTCCGAACCGACGGCCGACGACGCGGAATCGACCGAACCGGACTCGACTGGCGAAGGGACGTCACCGACGGAAACCGAATCCACCGGATCAGAATCAGTCGAGTCGGAGGAAGAGGAAACAGAGCAGTCCGAAGAACCCGAATCGGTTGAGACGGCGCCAGAGGAAACCGAAGGCGGAGAGAAGTCCCCCGAAGCGTCTACGGAGACGGCTCAGGCGGACGAGAAAACGAATCCGGACACAACCGAAGTCGACGAAGAGACGTCGGAGGGGACGGACGAGGAGGCGACTGAGGAACTCGGTGACTTCGACGCCGGCGAGTCGGTCCAAGAGACCGTCGAGGAAGAGGCCGAGGAGATCGGCGACTTCGATCCCGAGGAGACCGTCGACGACGAGGAAGCCCTGACCGAGGAGGAGCGTCAGGAGGTCAAACAGGAGTTCGGCGCGGAGTTCTCGACGGGTAGCGAGGTCGGCGAACCCGGCGAGGCCGGCATCGACGTGCCCTCTTCCGAGGAGGAACTCGAAGAGATCGAGGCCGAAGTGACCGGTGAGGAGCCCGACGAAACCGAACCGGAAGAAGAGCCTGACGAGGACGCCGGCGACCTCGATCTGGAGGACGCCGTCATCAACGTGATGAGCGAACTGGACGATGGCGACGGCGCCGACCGCGAGGCAGTCGTCGCGCGCGTCGTCGACGAGCACGGCGTCGACGCCGGCGCCGTCGAGGACGCGGTGCAGGACGCGATGATGAGCGGGAAGTGCTACGAGCCCACCGACGGCACGCTCAAGGCGATCTGATGGGCGAGCCAGCGGTCGAACCCGTCCCCGGCGCGCCGGCGGCGACGCTCGACCTCGGCGACGAGCGGGCGCTCGCTGTCGCGGACTACCACGCCGGGATCGAGGTCGGCCTGCGCTACGAGCGCGGCGTCGAACTCGACTCGAACGCCGACGAGCGACGGCAGCGGCTGCTCTCCCTGCTCGACCGAACGGGCGCCGACCGCGTGGTCGTGCTCGGTGATCTGGTTCACCGGATCGCCGAGCCCGACGGCGCAGAGGCCGAGGAGGTTCGGGACCTGCTCGACGCGCTCGACGCGCGTGCAGTGCCGCTCACGCTCGCGAAGGGAAACCACGACGGCGGCATCGGCGACGTGTTCCCAGATCGGATCGACCTGCTCCCGGCCGAGGGGGCACGGGTCGGTTCGATCGGGATGGTCCACGGCCACACGTGGCCAACCGCTGAGGCGCTCTCGGCGTCGACGCTCTGTATGGGCCACGAGCACCCGTCGGTTCGGCTGACCGACGAGGTCGGCGGAAGCCGGGTCGAGCGGGCGTGGCTCCGCGGGCCGCTGCGGCGGGCGCCGTTCCGCGACGCGCTCGGCGACGACGCCGACGAGCTCGCGTGGCACGAGCCGGAGCTGGTGGTGTTCCCCGCGTTCAACGACCGCTCCGGCGGGACGTGGATCAACGTCGAGGGGGAGTCGTTCCTCGCGCCGT from Halolamina sediminis encodes:
- a CDS encoding inositol monophosphatase family protein, which encodes MDSTTRLTLAREAARAGAEVAHGGFRGPLTVETKKNALDSVTEFDREVQRHVVGMFREDDSDAVIVGEEELPDVDTRTALPESGDAWVVDPIDGTNNFVAGNRIWGCAVAAVEDGDAVAAVNEFPALGDSFAAADDGAMRNGESCSVSDRSDPGTFTINPIFGLEPRDRRKLAEYITTIAEEFGDSRRFGSSQYALSSVAAGELDAAVSGVELSPWDTVGGVHMVREAGGTVTNLDGDRWTPGDGGIIASNGEAHDELVTAFD
- a CDS encoding Single-stranded DNA binding protein; this encodes MDVDKHAEELASALGVDKQEVKEDLENLLQYSVPIDEAKQSVRRKHGDGGGGDATPESVDVADLTTERDNVTVTVRVLTKGTRSIRYQGDDITIREGEFADGTGTVSYTAWQEFGFEPGDTVTVGNAGVREWEGSPELNLGDSTSVALETDDLDVPYEIGGERDLIELEPGDRGRTVEVQVVEVEERTIDGRDGETEILSGVIGDETGRLPFTDWDPHPEIETGESVRLEDVYVREYRGAPSVNVSEFSTVTAVDEAVSVTDSAPSMSIGEAVTGGGLFDVELSGNVIEVRDGSGLIQRCPECNRAIQNGECRSHGDVEGEDDLRTKAILDDGTGTCTVILGRDLTEEIYGGDLDDAREAAREAMDREVVAETIAGALVGDAYRARGSLSVDEYGANMNADAFEPVEEDPETEARDLLAELGVGA
- a CDS encoding RPA family protein, with translation MSADSGPGNREIARRLFAAEFDDATLSYSESDEERAPNYVVTPTGARVNRLFAVGVLTEVEEVNEDSLRGRVVDPTGAFVTYAGQYQPDEHAFLSRTEPPTFVALSGKARTFEPEDSDRVFTSVRPESINEVDAETRDRWVVSAAERTLHRLAVFAAALDSDLRGDDLRDALVADGVGPSLAAGVPKAIEHYDTGTAYLEAVRSLAVEAVEQVAGERDVVRSLETEPSDGGPAELGLLPEVDLDLAGTGSTTETASEPTADDAESTEPDSTGEGTSPTETESTGSESVESEEEETEQSEEPESVETAPEETEGGEKSPEASTETAQADEKTNPDTTEVDEETSEGTDEEATEELGDFDAGESVQETVEEEAEEIGDFDPEETVDDEEALTEEERQEVKQEFGAEFSTGSEVGEPGEAGIDVPSSEEELEEIEAEVTGEEPDETEPEEEPDEDAGDLDLEDAVINVMSELDDGDGADREAVVARVVDEHGVDAGAVEDAVQDAMMSGKCYEPTDGTLKAI
- a CDS encoding metallophosphoesterase; the protein is MGEPAVEPVPGAPAATLDLGDERALAVADYHAGIEVGLRYERGVELDSNADERRQRLLSLLDRTGADRVVVLGDLVHRIAEPDGAEAEEVRDLLDALDARAVPLTLAKGNHDGGIGDVFPDRIDLLPAEGARVGSIGMVHGHTWPTAEALSASTLCMGHEHPSVRLTDEVGGSRVERAWLRGPLRRAPFRDALGDDADELAWHEPELVVFPAFNDRSGGTWINVEGESFLAPFLPEALASGEAYLTDGTRLGPYRRV